A window of the Shimia isoporae genome harbors these coding sequences:
- a CDS encoding 5-bromo-4-chloroindolyl phosphate hydrolysis family protein, with protein sequence MAQKFGGKYSPGGQSGEAPQAEAFRDARRSRAGGRVNLLFIAPLPLIWKAFTSEPIVMAQYLCALVVLVMAAWMTRAGQEAHDAYDARKVARRPTLPRKILGSLLTAGGLALAGFAGHGAFEALIFAILGFGLHLFAFGPDPLRDKGMEGVDLHQTDRVARAVDEAEEHLRAMSDAISRAGDRTLEGRVERFQQAARALFRTVENDPRDLSSARRYLGVYLLGAKDATVKFADLYSRTRNLEARVEYEALLDDLEENFAARNQKLLLDDKSDLNIEIDVLRERLAREGVRHN encoded by the coding sequence ATGGCGCAGAAATTTGGTGGAAAATACAGTCCCGGCGGACAATCCGGCGAAGCACCTCAAGCGGAAGCTTTTCGGGATGCTCGCAGGTCCCGCGCTGGCGGACGGGTGAACCTGTTATTTATCGCTCCACTGCCCTTAATCTGGAAGGCGTTCACCTCCGAGCCGATTGTGATGGCGCAATACCTCTGTGCGCTTGTGGTGCTGGTTATGGCGGCGTGGATGACGCGTGCCGGTCAGGAGGCACATGACGCTTACGACGCACGCAAAGTCGCTCGGCGCCCGACGCTTCCGCGCAAAATCCTTGGTTCGCTGCTCACGGCCGGCGGCCTCGCGCTCGCTGGTTTTGCAGGTCATGGCGCATTTGAAGCCCTCATCTTCGCGATACTTGGCTTTGGCTTGCACCTGTTTGCTTTTGGACCGGACCCGTTGCGCGACAAAGGAATGGAAGGGGTTGACCTGCATCAGACTGACCGTGTTGCTCGCGCCGTAGACGAGGCTGAGGAGCACCTGCGAGCGATGTCTGATGCAATAAGTCGTGCAGGCGACCGCACCCTTGAAGGCCGCGTGGAGCGCTTCCAGCAAGCTGCCCGCGCACTCTTCAGAACAGTTGAGAACGATCCGCGAGACCTTAGCTCCGCGCGTCGTTATTTGGGCGTCTATTTGCTCGGCGCAAAGGACGCGACGGTTAAGTTTGCCGACCTTTATAGCCGCACCCGTAATCTGGAGGCGCGCGTTGAGTACGAAGCGCTTCTGGATGACCTCGAAGAGAATTTCGCCGCCCGCAATCAGAAGCTGCTTCTTGATGATAAGA
- a CDS encoding M24 family metallopeptidase — protein MPANDFTQDEYAERIAKTRAAMSANDIETLIVADPSNMAWLTGYDGWSFYVPQAVVVPLSGDPFWWGRPQDKAGAAQTTWLQASHLLDWPEEHVQHPDRHPYEALAKHLRERGLTRSIAVEKDNYYYSAKAHAILEGAFGPLVDATGLVNWQRAVKSQTELTLMRKAGRLTAHMHATLREGFREGRPKNELVAEVQSAGIAGVDGIAGDYAAIAPIAPSGKEASAAHITWNDRPLGRNEATYFEVSGCFHRYHAPASRTLYMGDPPKDIRRAEDAVLRAIDDAFAAAKPGTTCEDVASCVFESFARAGYEKANRTGYPIGLSYPPDWGERTMSLRPGDQTELRENMTFHLMPGLWTPDWGVAITDSFVVTPDGGEPLADIPRSIHVVPV, from the coding sequence ATGCCAGCAAACGACTTCACTCAAGACGAGTATGCCGAACGGATTGCCAAAACCCGTGCCGCCATGTCGGCAAACGACATTGAAACTCTAATCGTTGCCGATCCATCCAATATGGCATGGCTAACCGGTTATGATGGCTGGAGTTTTTACGTACCGCAGGCTGTCGTTGTGCCATTGTCCGGCGATCCGTTCTGGTGGGGTCGACCACAAGACAAGGCGGGCGCCGCCCAGACCACGTGGTTGCAGGCCAGCCATTTACTCGACTGGCCGGAAGAGCACGTACAGCACCCCGATCGCCATCCATACGAAGCCCTAGCCAAGCATCTGAGGGAACGCGGACTGACCCGATCTATCGCGGTCGAGAAGGACAACTATTACTACTCTGCAAAGGCCCACGCGATCCTGGAAGGAGCCTTTGGTCCCCTCGTTGACGCCACTGGCCTTGTGAACTGGCAACGAGCCGTCAAAAGCCAAACAGAACTTACACTGATGCGAAAGGCGGGCAGGCTGACAGCCCACATGCACGCGACTTTGCGCGAAGGGTTTCGCGAGGGGCGACCGAAAAACGAATTGGTAGCCGAAGTGCAGTCAGCAGGAATTGCAGGCGTTGACGGTATTGCAGGTGATTATGCCGCGATTGCCCCTATAGCTCCTTCCGGAAAAGAGGCATCTGCTGCTCATATCACTTGGAACGACCGGCCCCTTGGTCGCAATGAAGCCACGTATTTTGAAGTCTCCGGCTGTTTTCACCGCTATCACGCGCCTGCCAGTCGCACCCTTTACATGGGTGACCCCCCAAAAGACATCCGTCGCGCCGAAGACGCTGTTTTGCGCGCAATTGACGACGCTTTTGCCGCAGCCAAACCCGGCACAACTTGCGAAGACGTGGCATCCTGCGTTTTCGAAAGCTTTGCGCGTGCTGGTTATGAAAAGGCGAACCGCACTGGATATCCGATCGGTCTGAGCTACCCACCGGACTGGGGAGAACGGACGATGAGTTTACGCCCCGGCGACCAAACGGAACTCAGAGAAAACATGACGTTCCATCTTATGCCCGGCCTCTGGACACCTGATTGGGGTGTAGCCATTACGGACAGTTTCGTCGTCACGCCTGATGGCGGTGAACCGTTGGCCGACATCCCTCGAAGCATTCACGTTGTTCCGGTCTAG
- a CDS encoding TerC family protein, whose translation MADLLTLENLTDLLMLCFLQAVLGFDNLLYISIESQRAPANQQKAVRFWGIIIAVALRVVLLFAMIQLIDAMAEPFHIFAEGGWIEGGINFATCIFIIGGVFLMYTAVKEISHMLAIEHLEKDVDKKGRKSAVQVVLLIVAMNLIFSFDSVLSALAITDVFPILATAILLSGAAMLLLADGVTEFLKKNRMYEVLGLFILLIVGVVLLGEAGQAAAHAMHDPSLALKFFGYEVVPMSKTTFYFSVAVLFIVEILQSGYARKLAAERAAEQNSDNH comes from the coding sequence ATGGCCGATCTACTGACTTTGGAAAACCTGACCGACTTGCTGATGCTTTGCTTCCTGCAAGCCGTGTTGGGTTTTGACAATCTTCTATACATTTCGATCGAAAGCCAACGTGCCCCAGCAAACCAGCAAAAAGCTGTTCGTTTTTGGGGTATCATCATCGCTGTGGCTCTGCGCGTGGTTCTCCTGTTCGCAATGATCCAGCTGATTGACGCAATGGCGGAGCCTTTCCATATTTTTGCCGAAGGCGGCTGGATCGAAGGTGGTATAAACTTCGCGACCTGTATTTTCATCATCGGCGGGGTGTTCCTGATGTACACGGCGGTCAAGGAAATCAGCCACATGCTGGCAATCGAACACCTGGAAAAAGATGTGGACAAAAAAGGCCGCAAATCAGCCGTTCAGGTGGTGCTTCTGATTGTTGCCATGAACCTCATTTTCTCCTTCGACTCGGTACTTTCTGCTCTCGCGATTACCGACGTCTTCCCGATTTTGGCCACAGCCATTTTGTTGTCAGGCGCGGCAATGTTGCTGCTCGCTGACGGCGTCACCGAATTTCTCAAAAAGAACCGCATGTACGAGGTGCTCGGTCTGTTTATCCTACTGATCGTTGGCGTTGTTCTGCTCGGTGAAGCCGGACAGGCAGCAGCCCATGCAATGCACGACCCGTCTCTCGCATTGAAGTTTTTCGGGTACGAAGTTGTGCCGATGTCCAAAACCACTTTCTATTTTTCGGTGGCGGTCCTGTTTATCGTGGAAATCCTGCAATCAGGCTATGCTCGGAAACTCGCGGCAGAACGTGCTGCCGAACAAAATAGCGACAATCACTGA
- a CDS encoding pseudouridine synthase, producing MTRKPVARKTAKAPDKTPPQAKDSPPEGDRIAKVLARAGVASRREAERMIEAGRVTVNGKTIDSPALNVTARARITVDGKPVGEPDPERIWLYHKPAGLVTTNRDEKGRATIFDKLPPDLPRVMTVGRLDLNSEGLLLLTNDGGLKRKLELPSTGWLRKYRVRINGRPTEDTFTPLRKGIEIDGEKFQPMEISLDRQQGANAWATVGLREGKNREIRRAMEAIGLTVNRLIRVSYGPFQLGNLKPGEVEELRRRVVRDQLGLDGAVPPETRRKPARRRK from the coding sequence ATGACTCGGAAACCAGTCGCCCGCAAAACCGCGAAGGCTCCTGATAAGACTCCGCCGCAAGCCAAAGACAGCCCCCCCGAGGGCGATCGCATTGCCAAAGTTCTTGCCCGCGCCGGTGTCGCATCGCGCCGCGAAGCTGAGCGCATGATCGAAGCCGGTCGCGTTACGGTGAACGGAAAAACGATCGACAGCCCTGCGCTGAACGTGACCGCTCGCGCACGCATAACCGTGGATGGCAAACCCGTTGGTGAGCCTGACCCTGAACGCATCTGGCTGTATCACAAGCCTGCAGGTCTGGTCACGACAAACCGGGATGAGAAAGGGCGCGCGACGATCTTTGACAAACTGCCACCGGATTTGCCGCGGGTGATGACCGTTGGTCGTCTCGACTTGAATTCAGAAGGCCTTCTGCTGCTAACAAATGATGGCGGCCTCAAGAGGAAGCTGGAACTGCCATCCACGGGGTGGCTGCGAAAATATCGCGTTCGTATAAATGGTCGCCCCACAGAAGATACCTTCACGCCCCTGCGAAAAGGCATCGAAATTGATGGCGAGAAATTTCAGCCGATGGAGATCTCTCTTGATCGCCAACAAGGCGCCAACGCGTGGGCTACAGTCGGCCTGAGAGAAGGTAAAAACCGCGAAATCCGTCGCGCGATGGAGGCGATTGGCTTGACGGTGAACCGCCTGATCCGCGTCAGCTACGGCCCTTTTCAGCTCGGCAATCTCAAGCCGGGAGAAGTCGAAGAACTGCGCCGTAGAGTTGTGCGTGATCAGCTTGGACTTGATGGGGCTGTGCCGCCCGAAACGCGCCGCAAGCCCGCTCGACGCCGAAAATAG
- a CDS encoding nucleoside deaminase: MKFKSHMTRALAEAHAASERGEVPVGAVVVSPEGKVVAAAGNRTRELSDPTAHAEVLAIREACELAGSERLPGYDLYVTLEPCPMCASVISQTRIARLYYGASDPKSGGVAQGPRIFSHPQSHHVPEIYDGISADEAEVLLKKFFAERR; encoded by the coding sequence ATGAAGTTCAAAAGTCATATGACGCGGGCTCTGGCCGAGGCGCACGCAGCTTCCGAGCGGGGCGAAGTACCAGTTGGGGCCGTAGTTGTTTCGCCGGAAGGCAAGGTGGTGGCCGCCGCTGGCAACCGGACGCGCGAACTAAGCGATCCGACCGCGCATGCAGAGGTTTTGGCAATTCGCGAGGCATGTGAGTTGGCAGGCAGCGAACGGCTGCCGGGGTATGATCTTTATGTCACTCTTGAGCCGTGTCCCATGTGCGCGAGCGTGATTTCGCAGACGCGAATTGCGCGGCTTTACTACGGTGCATCGGATCCCAAGTCTGGCGGCGTCGCGCAGGGGCCACGTATATTTTCACATCCGCAAAGCCACCATGTGCCGGAAATCTATGACGGAATATCCGCAGATGAAGCGGAGGTGCTTCTCAAAAAATTCTTTGCGGAGCGGCGCTAG